CAGGCTTGTTTGTAGATCTGTCATTCTGCTGATGCCTTATTAATTGCTGCCGTGTCGCTCGGATACGCGCTTGACGCGCGAATTTTCGACTGAAATTGTGGACTGGTCATTGATTGGATCCGAGGTAAAAACACTTCAAAAATGGTTGTCGGTGACCGCGTAAAAGATTCAAATTCGTTGTAATGCATGGCTGGCATGCCATCTTTTTCCATAAAAAAAAAGCCGGATTTAATGTATATACAGGCAACATAAATTACCGAGATATTTTTTTACAAAATATTGCATTAAAAAATATTGCATTAAGACTAGCAAAATCAGCCTGTTGCCGCCATAAAAAAATCGTCAGGCGGCCACCGGGTCGGCGGCAAAACTGCGTGCCGCCTCCATGTCGACCGCCACGATCCGCGATACGCCCTGCTCCTGCATCGTCACACCGATTAGCTGCTGCGCCATTTCCATCGCAATCTTGTTATGCGAAATGAACAGGAATTGGGTATGGCTCGACATCCGTTTCACCATATTGCAGAAGCGCTCGGTGTTGGCGTCGTCCAGCGGTGCGTCGACCTCGTCCAGCAAGCAGAATGGCGCCGGATTCAGCTGGAACATCGAGAACACCAGCGCGGTCGCGGTCAGCGCCTTTTCGCCACCTGACAGCAGATGGATGGTCGCATTCTTCTTGCCCGGCGGCTGCGCCATGACCTGCACACCGGAGTCCAGGATCTCGTCGCCGGTCATGATCAGCTTGGCCTGGCCGCCACCGAACAGGATCGGGAACAGCTCGGCAAAATGATGGTTGACCTTGTCGAACGTATCCTGCAGCAGATCGCGGGTTTCCTTGTCGATCTTGTGGATCGCATCCTGCAAGGTATTGATGGCCTCGGTCAGGTCGGCATTCTGCGCATCCAGGAAGTTCTTGCGTTCGGATGCCTGCGCCAGTTCGTCCAGCGCCGCCAGATTGACCGCGCCCAGGCCGGCAATCGCATTGGTCAGACGCGTGACTTCGCCTTGCAGATAGGAAGGCCGCATGTCAGCGGTCAACTTCTCGCTCAACGCAGCTTCATCGGCTTGCGCCTCAAGCAATTGTTGCACGTATTGTTCTTGATTCAGGCGCGCCGCCTGCTCCTTCAACTGCAGCTCCATGATGCGATCACGCTGTGGCTGCAGGCTACGCTCCGCTTGCAGCCGGGTTTCCTCATGCTGACGCAGATTCTGCGATACCTGGTCCAGTTCGTGACGGGTATCGGCCAGTGCGCGCTCCTGCTCACTGCGCTTGTCGAGCAAATCTTGCAAGCCCGCCTGCGCCGCCTGATCGTCCAGGCTTTCCAGTTCAAGGTGGCCCTGCTGCATGTTGGCAAACAACTGCGCCGCCTGCTCCAGCGCGGTAGCGATGCTGCGCTTGAGTTCTTCGATCTTGTTGCGATGGGATTTCTCGGCAAATTCTGCTTCCTGCGCTGCGCGCTCCATCTCGCGCAAACGTTGCCGGGCATCGTTCAGTTGCTGTTCCTTGCCCAGATAATCGGTTTGCCCATCCTCATGTTTCTCTTGCAGCTCGGCCAACTCCATATCCAGTTGTTCGAACTTGGCTTCCGATTCCATCTTGGTCTGCTGCTGCTCGCTTTCCTGCGCAGCGATTTCTGCCAGATCCGAAGAAATCTGCGCGCTGCGCTGGTTGAAGCGATCCTGCAGCTCAGACAGTTTCATTACATCGATCTGCAAACCATGCACTGCCTGCGTCAAGCCATTATGACGTTGACGCATTTCCTGCAGGCGCTGGGTAGCCTGCGACAAGGCAGCTTCAGCGCGCACCGAACGTGAACGGGCTTCGTCGGCCAGCATTTGCTGGGCACGCAACTGCTTGGTGATATTTTCGATTTCCTGCTGGCGCGCCAGCATGCCGTCCTGCTCTGAATCGGAAGCATAGAAACGCACGCCGGTCTTGCTGATCACATGGCCCTGGCGCGTCACGAAGCTGGCGCCTAGCGGCAGCTTGTTGCGTTCCGCGAAGGCTGTCGTGGTGTCGTCGGCAGCATAGAAATTGTGCAGCCAATCCTGCATCAGCGCCCGCAAACCGGGATCGTTCAATTGCAGAAGATTCAGGAAAGGCTTGAGGCCGGCCGGGGTGTCAACCGCACTTGCCGGCGCCACGCCATTCGGCGTGAACAAGGCCAGCTTAGCCGGCGGCGCATCGTTGAAGAAAGCCTTGGCCCATTCCAGATTAGACATTTCAAGCGCCGAAGTGCGCTCGCGCAGCACCGATTCCAGCGCAGTTTCCCAACCGCCGTCGATATGCAATTTTTGCCACAGGCGCGGCAAACCGGCGAGTTCGTGCTTCTGCAACCAGGGTTGCACCTTGCCTTCGGTCTGCACGCTTTCCTGCAATTGCTTGAGCGCGGTCAGGCGCGCTTCCAGCTGGGCGTTATTGGCGCTTTCAGTGTTGACCTGCTGCTGCGCATCACGGCGTTCTTCTTCCAATCGCGGCTGCTGTTCCTGCGCCTCCTCCAGCTGCATCGCCAACTCTTCCAGGCCAGCCTGCTTTTCCTCCAGCTGCATACGCAGATTGGTGAGGTGGGCATTATCCGGCAGGTTGAGTCCATTCTTTTCTTGCGACAGCCGCTCGCGCCGCGCGCTCAAGCCGTTGAGGATGTTCGAGGCGTTGCGCTGGTGGGTCGATTCCAGTTCGATCTGCTGCTGGATCTGCATGATCTTGCCGCGCGACTCCGTGCTCTTCAGTTGCGCTTCGCGCCAGCTCTGCTCCAGCGCCGGCAATTGATCGTTCTGCTGTTGCGACGCCACTTGCGATTGCTCGACGCGCGCCATCAGCTCTTCCAGATGCATCTCGGCCTCGACCAGGTCATCCTGGTACTGGCTGCCCTGGCGTTGCCACTGGTCGCGCTGCGCGGTCAGCGAATTGAGTTGCGACTGCAGGCGGTTACGCGATTCGATGACGAACTTGATTTGCGCTTCCAGGCTGCCGATCTCGGAATTGGTTTGGTACAAATGGCCTTGCGCCTGGTGCATACGATCACCGGCGGCATAGTGCGCCTGACGCATGTGCTCCAGCTCGGTTTCGACGTGACGCAACTTGGCGGTCTGTTCTTCCAGATCGGTTTGCGCCTTCTCGATATCGCGGAAGTATTTTTCCTGTTCGGTCTTGGCTTCGTTCTTGCGCAGTAGCCACAGCAATTTCTGCTTTTCT
This DNA window, taken from Collimonas arenae, encodes the following:
- the smc gene encoding chromosome segregation protein SMC, producing MRLTSIKLSGFKSFVDPTNFQVPGQLVGVVGPNGCGKSNIIDAVRWVLGESKASELRGESMQDVIFNGSSHRKPAGRSSVELVFDNSLGKAAGQWSQYAEIAVKRTLTRDGTSTYYINNQAVRRRDIQDIFLGTGLGPRAYAIIGQGMISRIIEARPEELRIFLEEAAGVSKYKERRRETENRLNDTRDNLLRVEDILRELNANLEKLQAQAAVAQKFHELQGDQEEKQKLLWLLRKNEAKTEQEKYFRDIEKAQTDLEEQTAKLRHVETELEHMRQAHYAAGDRMHQAQGHLYQTNSEIGSLEAQIKFVIESRNRLQSQLNSLTAQRDQWQRQGSQYQDDLVEAEMHLEELMARVEQSQVASQQQNDQLPALEQSWREAQLKSTESRGKIMQIQQQIELESTHQRNASNILNGLSARRERLSQEKNGLNLPDNAHLTNLRMQLEEKQAGLEELAMQLEEAQEQQPRLEEERRDAQQQVNTESANNAQLEARLTALKQLQESVQTEGKVQPWLQKHELAGLPRLWQKLHIDGGWETALESVLRERTSALEMSNLEWAKAFFNDAPPAKLALFTPNGVAPASAVDTPAGLKPFLNLLQLNDPGLRALMQDWLHNFYAADDTTTAFAERNKLPLGASFVTRQGHVISKTGVRFYASDSEQDGMLARQQEIENITKQLRAQQMLADEARSRSVRAEAALSQATQRLQEMRQRHNGLTQAVHGLQIDVMKLSELQDRFNQRSAQISSDLAEIAAQESEQQQTKMESEAKFEQLDMELAELQEKHEDGQTDYLGKEQQLNDARQRLREMERAAQEAEFAEKSHRNKIEELKRSIATALEQAAQLFANMQQGHLELESLDDQAAQAGLQDLLDKRSEQERALADTRHELDQVSQNLRQHEETRLQAERSLQPQRDRIMELQLKEQAARLNQEQYVQQLLEAQADEAALSEKLTADMRPSYLQGEVTRLTNAIAGLGAVNLAALDELAQASERKNFLDAQNADLTEAINTLQDAIHKIDKETRDLLQDTFDKVNHHFAELFPILFGGGQAKLIMTGDEILDSGVQVMAQPPGKKNATIHLLSGGEKALTATALVFSMFQLNPAPFCLLDEVDAPLDDANTERFCNMVKRMSSHTQFLFISHNKIAMEMAQQLIGVTMQEQGVSRIVAVDMEAARSFAADPVAA